In Apostichopus japonicus isolate 1M-3 chromosome 3, ASM3797524v1, whole genome shotgun sequence, a single genomic region encodes these proteins:
- the LOC139965706 gene encoding pseudouridylate synthase RPUSD2-like isoform X6 produces the protein MQKHLEERKADAHNEERDPVPSKFLCFAKTNQWYMSLRLPSILGSLSGRLKMMSLSSVEATTAKQILVNCKDEEIVPTRGKRKPLSKDVRNHPKKMFKSSYEERFGETSYFLDAGFRRVVPYVYAFETHAKGRWYERKLLDIFKTEFRLETPEFYAKAIQMGLIKVNGQKTTADYVVKSNDFLHSKVHRHEPPVTSDPIEIVENTDEFVVVNKPPSIPVHPCGKYRHNTIVFLLAKEHNLTRLHTIHRLDRLTSGLLMFAKTKAVSQRVDAYVRERKLKKTYVCKVVGEFPSHSVECNEPIFIVSHKIGICRVSPDGKPCKTNFQRISYDGETSIVKCFPETGRMHQIRVHLQYLGHPIQNDPLYNNTVWGAGRGHGGCKDLSDEELLTRLVDQHDEEKTTKINEMRKEAAAEINDKQDSLRNIEGRGSTSPQQDIAVHGNEAQPHKKLESIDDTLDDGQTSSKSQRMDRNCDDGGIAEDRDCSSQIKVSSSLSESTVSSPRVTKETSEYSLCDTEHINATKSDTMTEGENSLTSEKCSELTRMDGTLSGIGVLEVNEQKLMELADDGTEGAVNEIAKMLCRECVTPLPDPKPDEMMIYLHALTYQGPDFEFSTPLPKWATDHSIQVTDPQLKEETESRG, from the exons ATGCAAAAACACCTCGAGGAAAGGAAGGCTGATGCACATAACGAAGAAAGAG ATCCAGTGCCATCAAAGTTTCTGTGTTTTGCAAAGACAAATCAGTGGTACATGTCTTTGAGATTGCCAAGCATACTAGGATCTCTCTCTGGGAGATTGAAAATGATGTCCTTATCGTCTGTAGAGGCAACAACTGCCAAGCAAATATTAGTCAACTGCAAGGATGAAGAGATTGTTCCTACTAGAGGAAAACGAAAACCATTATCTAAAGATGTTAGGAATCATCCAAAGAAGATGTTTAAGTCTAGCTACGAAGAACGGTTTGGTGAAACCAGCTACTTTCTTGATGCAG GTTTCAGAAGGGTTGTCCCCTATGTCTATGCCTTTGAAACTCACGCAAAAGGTAGATGGTATGAGAGAAAGTTACTGGACATATTCAAGACAGAGTTCCGACTAGAAACACCAGAATTTTAT gCCAAAGCGATTCAGATGGGGTTGATTAAGGTCAACGGACAAAAAACAACGGCAGATTACGTCGTAAAGAGCAACGATTTTCTTCACTCTAAAGTTCACAGACACGAACCTCCTGTGACCTCTGACCCTATTGAAATAGTGGAAAACACAGATGAGTTTGTAGTGGTTAATAAACCTCCATCAATTCCA GTCCATCCATGTGGGAAGTACAGACACAATACTATAGTGTTTCTTCTGGCAAAGGAGCACAACTTGACCCGCCTCCATA CGATCCATAGACTCGATAGGCTCACGTCAGGACTACTCATGTTTGCAAA AACCAAAGCTGTCTCTCAGAGAGTTGATGCATATGTCAGGGAGAGGAAGCTAAAGAAAACCTATGTGTGTAAAGTTGTTGGTGAATTTCCAAG TCACAGTGTGGAATGCAATGAGCCTATTTTCATCGTGTCTCACAAGATTGGAATCTGTAGGGTCAGCCCTGATGGCAAACCTTGTAAGACCAACTTCCAGAGAATCAGTTACGATGGAGAGACCAGCATTGTCAAAT GCTTTCCAGAGACTGGTCGGATGCACCAGATCAGAGTTCATCTTCAGTATCTGGGTCACCCCATTCAAAATGATCCTTTGTACAATAACACCGTCTGGGGTGCTGGCAGAGGCCACGGAGGGTGCAAGGACCTCTCAGACGAAGAG tTGTTGACGAGATTAGTAGACCAGCATGACGAGGAAAAAACAACGAAGATCAATGAAATGAGGAAAGAAGCTGCCGCAGAGATCAACGACAAGCAGGATTCATTGAGGAATATAGAAGGTAGAGGTAGTACCTCACCTCAGCAGGATATAGCTGTACATGGTAATGAGGCACAACCTCATAAGAAACTGGAATCCATTGATGATACCCTGGATGACGGTCAGACGTCGTCTAAAAGTCAAAGGATGGATAGAAACTGTGACGATGGAGGAATTGCAGAGGATAGAGATTGCTCCTCTCAAATCAAGGTATCTTCCAGTCTGTCAGAGAGTACTGTATCATCGCCAAGGGTTACCAAAGAAACctctgaatattcattatgtGATACCGAACATATCAACGCTACAAAATCTGATACGATGACCGAAGGAGAAAACAGTCTAACATCAGAGAAATGTTCAGAATTGACTAGGATGGATGGAACGTTAAGCGGTATAGGTGTGCTTGAGGTAAACGAACAGAAGCTCATGGAACTAGCTGATGATGGCACTGAGGGCGCTGTTAATGAAATTGCTAAGATGTTATGCCGGGAATGCGTTACACCTCTGCCAGATCCTAAGCCAGATGAGATGATGATATACTTACATGCTCTCACTTATCAG